From Domibacillus sp. DTU_2020_1001157_1_SI_ALB_TIR_016, a single genomic window includes:
- a CDS encoding methyl-accepting chemotaxis protein produces MKRTITWQLGVIIIGIIIAMLIITSVATYKTAYDKLYEAAGIEAYGCANITTGLITEDTMRAVLKGDEAAAQALSTQLNWTTGHKAIFETQYIIDQTGTILALDDHLKDKGFSVGDSFYIDEEAISTLTQTGHPTYSKVYEYGGMSRLSGYAPIYVDGEIAAVSVIDFNGNIVSERTWDVVKNGILISLIPMALASIVTVWLIRRKTKPISALIDQAKEIADGNLSVVNKYDKTQDEIGDLARTLNGMAANFRNVMGTLKETAEQLAQNSTHTAESLTEMKTSVQQVSASMGEVASSVSDGTVSAEQSNDLLQELASLIQTGKQKADVSVHHSEKTMETAEEGRARVEDISRDMEKIQRASSDTSRTIQQLSESTAKINQIAGTIASIAAQTNLLALNASIEAARAGEHGKGFAVVAEEVRKLAEQSNDEVLQVEKLVRDIIGHTEHVVQAMNENTSLVEAGNKTVQFTAQALTDIHEAVSQTMHEIDGVSRLTHEEAVNSARVVELISQLAAAIREIEDRTVDISAAAQQTSSAIESVADRSVQTSLVAGKLKGIVAQFRL; encoded by the coding sequence ATGAAAAGAACGATTACATGGCAGCTTGGCGTTATCATTATCGGCATTATTATCGCAATGCTCATTATCACTTCTGTTGCTACTTATAAAACCGCTTACGACAAATTATATGAAGCTGCCGGAATTGAAGCATATGGCTGTGCCAATATTACAACCGGCTTGATTACAGAAGACACCATGCGTGCCGTCCTAAAAGGAGACGAGGCAGCAGCTCAAGCTCTCAGCACTCAGTTAAACTGGACGACTGGCCATAAAGCTATCTTTGAAACACAATATATTATTGATCAAACCGGAACCATTTTGGCGCTGGACGATCATTTAAAGGACAAAGGCTTTAGCGTTGGAGACTCTTTTTATATTGATGAGGAAGCGATATCCACACTGACCCAAACAGGCCACCCTACCTACTCTAAAGTGTATGAGTATGGAGGCATGAGCCGCTTGTCAGGCTATGCACCTATTTATGTGGATGGGGAAATTGCGGCTGTCAGCGTCATCGATTTTAACGGAAACATTGTATCCGAGCGGACGTGGGATGTTGTGAAAAACGGTATTTTAATCAGCTTGATTCCGATGGCTCTCGCTTCTATTGTTACCGTATGGTTAATCCGCCGCAAAACAAAACCAATCTCCGCTTTGATTGACCAGGCAAAAGAAATAGCTGATGGCAACCTTTCTGTTGTAAACAAGTATGATAAGACGCAGGATGAAATTGGTGATTTAGCCCGTACGCTAAATGGAATGGCCGCCAATTTCAGAAATGTTATGGGGACGTTAAAAGAAACAGCCGAGCAGTTAGCGCAAAATTCAACTCATACAGCCGAGTCTTTAACAGAAATGAAAACATCTGTGCAGCAAGTGTCTGCCAGCATGGGAGAGGTTGCTTCTTCCGTGTCAGACGGCACTGTCAGCGCTGAACAATCGAATGATCTTTTGCAGGAATTAGCTTCCCTCATTCAAACAGGAAAACAAAAAGCAGATGTTAGTGTTCATCATTCTGAGAAAACGATGGAAACAGCCGAGGAAGGCCGTGCCAGAGTGGAGGATATCAGCCGCGATATGGAAAAAATTCAACGCGCTTCTTCCGATACAAGCAGAACCATTCAACAGTTAAGTGAATCTACAGCAAAAATCAACCAAATCGCCGGGACCATTGCCAGTATTGCAGCTCAAACCAACCTGCTCGCCTTGAATGCTTCCATTGAAGCGGCACGCGCCGGAGAACATGGAAAAGGATTTGCTGTTGTCGCCGAAGAAGTCCGTAAGCTGGCCGAGCAATCAAATGACGAAGTGCTCCAGGTTGAAAAACTGGTCCGTGATATTATCGGCCATACCGAGCATGTCGTTCAAGCGATGAATGAAAATACGAGCTTAGTTGAAGCCGGAAATAAAACCGTTCAATTTACTGCCCAGGCACTAACCGACATACACGAGGCAGTTTCACAAACCATGCATGAAATCGACGGAGTATCCCGGCTGACTCATGAAGAAGCAGTCAATTCTGCACGGGTTGTCGAACTAATCAGCCAGCTGGCCGCTGCCATCCGCGAGATTGAAGATCGGACAGTAGATATATCAGCCGCCGCACAGCAAACCTCCTCTGCTATTGAATCCGTGGCGGACCGGTCTGTTCAAACAAGCTTAGTGGCTGGAAAATTAAAGGGCATTGTCGCTCAATTCCGCCTTTAA
- a CDS encoding GDYXXLXY domain-containing protein — protein MFAQKKGDIPYLLGLIFFFAAIIYFFAANWPGLDRPVKIGLSISVLLLCAILAFLYRRSRTFAYLGNWWLLLSVVAFAVAAALIGQMYNSHADSYVLFFVTLIPAVLLAAFTRYRPLYWLAFLLFELTFWLKLYPTGAFITYTNGEQLLIYLGAILLHGAIYVFWRKLQEEKLSFISLVIMQGCAVYLLDTHMLYDTLAGNMDYRAVFLLLHAAYIVFIVLFWRAFIGSQKSHPFELGVHLLFFGLYVVPNVFYMTYQLLGEFIFYTGFPMLLLLFAFSIIGLRKIASSGSMRDHKWRRYTITFFTGALAFIGTLIAVFSLSSFVGMLFGFSGNFSLSFLVLALLCTAAGLAVKKESWLVVRLTLQITGLIFLFSYLVSEWDRTWTAFLLAVPLVLLTVLLFKRNESILYYISANAVLLYGILRLLTENDVSLSVSTWVLFSAAVGNAVVFLSFKEQPVGMAGFWLSLLFMLYSLTEKGWDSLFLHAVFLLYIFWHLFKPASERRLYRWPVWAAFIGFFIWKYYEYAWLLLHKSLSFLLISLLFFILWFIWGRKHTVPVPVKKWSAGLFAVVLVLQAAFLITTAWQKEQLLQEGEVAALELAPVDPRSLIQGDYVQLGYTIGTVYSDQFYNSSTAPPEGKINVSLKPTSKFISYNGKQIPVYQAETFTHQQPDGLFIKGSGRYGTLTLGIEHFFIPENTGTKWEQKTHAIIRIAENGDALLETIR, from the coding sequence ATGTTTGCGCAAAAAAAAGGCGACATTCCTTATTTACTTGGCCTCATTTTTTTCTTTGCTGCCATTATTTATTTTTTCGCCGCCAACTGGCCCGGGCTTGACCGTCCGGTGAAAATCGGTTTAAGCATATCGGTTTTGCTCCTTTGTGCCATACTGGCTTTTTTATACCGCAGAAGCCGCACATTTGCGTATCTCGGCAACTGGTGGCTGCTGCTGTCGGTTGTTGCGTTTGCGGTGGCCGCCGCGCTCATTGGCCAGATGTATAACTCACATGCGGATTCATACGTGCTATTTTTCGTTACACTGATCCCTGCCGTTCTCCTGGCCGCCTTTACCCGTTATCGGCCGCTGTACTGGCTCGCATTTTTACTGTTTGAGCTCACTTTCTGGCTGAAGCTGTACCCAACCGGTGCCTTTATTACCTACACGAATGGCGAGCAGCTGCTCATTTATTTAGGGGCCATTCTTTTGCACGGAGCGATTTATGTTTTCTGGCGCAAACTCCAGGAAGAAAAGCTTTCGTTTATATCTCTGGTTATCATGCAGGGGTGCGCGGTTTATTTGCTCGATACGCATATGCTTTATGATACGCTTGCCGGCAACATGGATTACCGTGCCGTTTTTCTGCTGCTTCATGCTGCGTATATTGTATTTATCGTTTTGTTTTGGAGAGCGTTTATCGGTTCACAAAAAAGCCATCCATTTGAATTAGGCGTTCATCTTTTGTTTTTCGGGTTGTACGTGGTTCCGAACGTGTTTTACATGACCTACCAGCTGCTTGGAGAATTTATTTTTTACACAGGTTTTCCGATGCTGCTTTTACTTTTTGCTTTTAGTATTATCGGCCTTCGAAAAATTGCCTCTTCCGGCAGCATGCGTGATCATAAATGGAGACGGTACACGATTACTTTTTTCACAGGAGCCCTGGCATTCATCGGCACACTGATTGCCGTGTTTTCTCTGAGCTCGTTTGTCGGCATGCTTTTTGGGTTCAGCGGAAACTTTTCGCTCAGCTTTCTCGTTCTCGCCCTTCTTTGCACGGCTGCAGGCCTGGCTGTAAAAAAAGAATCGTGGCTGGTGGTCCGTCTTACACTTCAAATTACCGGACTTATCTTTTTGTTCTCTTATCTCGTGTCCGAATGGGATCGTACCTGGACGGCTTTTCTCCTTGCGGTTCCGCTCGTGCTGTTGACTGTACTGCTTTTTAAACGAAATGAATCCATTCTTTATTATATATCAGCGAACGCTGTGCTTCTGTATGGCATTTTACGCCTGCTGACAGAAAATGATGTATCGCTTTCTGTTAGCACGTGGGTGTTATTCTCGGCTGCTGTAGGAAATGCGGTCGTGTTTCTTTCTTTCAAAGAGCAGCCTGTCGGCATGGCTGGTTTTTGGCTGTCTCTTCTCTTTATGCTTTACTCGCTGACTGAAAAAGGCTGGGATTCTCTTTTTCTTCATGCCGTGTTTCTTTTATATATTTTCTGGCACCTTTTTAAGCCTGCCTCGGAAAGAAGGCTGTACCGCTGGCCGGTCTGGGCAGCTTTTATCGGCTTTTTTATCTGGAAATACTATGAATACGCCTGGCTGCTTTTGCATAAGTCGCTTTCTTTTTTACTGATCAGCCTGCTGTTTTTCATCCTTTGGTTCATCTGGGGAAGAAAACACACCGTCCCGGTTCCCGTCAAAAAATGGAGCGCCGGCCTGTTTGCAGTGGTGCTTGTGCTGCAAGCTGCCTTTTTAATCACGACTGCCTGGCAGAAAGAACAGCTTCTTCAAGAAGGAGAAGTGGCTGCGCTGGAGCTTGCTCCTGTGGATCCGCGCTCCCTTATTCAAGGAGACTATGTTCAGCTTGGCTACACCATCGGTACAGTGTACAGCGATCAATTTTATAACAGCTCTACAGCTCCTCCGGAAGGCAAAATCAATGTGTCCTTAAAGCCTACTTCAAAGTTTATATCCTATAACGGAAAACAGATTCCAGTCTATCAAGCAGAAACGTTTACGCACCAGCAGCCAGACGGCCTGTTTATAAAAGGTTCCGGGCGATATGGCACATTAACCCTCGGTATTGAGCATTTCTTTATTCCTGAAAATACAGGAACAAAGTGGGAGCAAAAAACACATGCAATTATCCGCATCGCTGAAAATGGAGATGCCCTTTTAGAAACCATTCGCTAA
- a CDS encoding C40 family peptidase translates to MKKGLWIFLSICFIMFGGLLPAQQTNAAYNAKAAIAEAKEHIGTPYQFGGTTPAGFDCSGFIQYVHKQTGYSLPRTAADMYKKGQAVSKANMEPGDLMFFTTYKKGASHVGIYLGNNQFIHASSSKGVTIDQTSNSYWSKRYIGSKTLD, encoded by the coding sequence GTGAAAAAAGGATTATGGATCTTCCTTAGCATTTGTTTCATCATGTTCGGCGGCCTTTTGCCCGCTCAGCAAACGAATGCAGCTTACAACGCCAAGGCGGCAATCGCTGAAGCAAAGGAGCATATTGGCACACCTTATCAATTTGGCGGTACAACACCGGCAGGCTTTGACTGCTCGGGATTTATCCAATACGTACATAAACAAACTGGCTATTCACTGCCGCGTACAGCAGCCGACATGTACAAAAAAGGACAGGCTGTTTCTAAAGCCAACATGGAGCCCGGCGACCTTATGTTTTTTACAACGTACAAAAAAGGCGCTTCCCACGTAGGCATTTACCTTGGCAATAATCAATTTATTCATGCTTCTTCCTCAAAAGGGGTTACGATTGATCAAACGTCTAACTCTTATTGGAGCAAGCGGTATATCGGTTCTAAAACACTAGATTAA
- a CDS encoding hemolysin family protein has protein sequence MVSFALLIVLTGFFVATEFAIIRVRQSRINQLVEEGNKRAMAAKKVTSNLDEYLSACQLGITITALGLGWLGEPTVEAILHPVFEHFEVAPSAASILSFIIAFAVVTFLHVVVGELAPKTVAIQKAEWVTLKFSPLIIIFDKIMYPFIKALNGSARGLVGIFGLKPASEHEMAHSEEELRIILSESFKSGEINQSEYKYVDRIFEFDERVAKEIMVPRTDMVTLSKDLKWDEITSIIELEKYTRYPVDDGDKDNILGMVNMKELLSYYLNRNSDRSRPLEEFVKPVIRVIETIPIHDLLLKMQKERIHMAVLMDEYGGTSGLVTVEDILEEIVGEIRDEFDTDEKPDVQKLGEKHYLLNARLLISEVNDLLGTELSDEEVDTLGGWALTENIDVKLGDSIEQDGYEFIIRDAEGHHIHAIEVKKSRPIEAESASAE, from the coding sequence CAGCGAAAAAAGTAACGTCAAACCTCGATGAATATTTATCCGCCTGCCAGCTTGGCATCACCATTACTGCTCTTGGACTTGGGTGGCTTGGTGAACCAACGGTAGAAGCTATATTACATCCGGTATTTGAACATTTCGAGGTTGCTCCATCCGCTGCAAGCATCTTGTCTTTTATTATTGCGTTTGCGGTGGTTACATTTCTGCACGTTGTTGTCGGAGAGCTTGCGCCAAAGACCGTTGCGATTCAAAAAGCGGAATGGGTAACATTAAAGTTTTCACCGCTCATTATTATTTTCGATAAAATCATGTATCCGTTTATTAAAGCATTGAATGGTTCTGCGCGCGGACTTGTCGGTATTTTCGGACTAAAGCCTGCGTCCGAGCATGAAATGGCCCATTCAGAAGAAGAGCTGCGGATCATTTTATCAGAAAGCTTTAAAAGCGGAGAGATTAATCAATCAGAGTACAAGTATGTGGACCGTATTTTTGAGTTTGACGAGCGTGTCGCAAAAGAAATTATGGTGCCGCGCACCGATATGGTTACACTGTCGAAGGATTTAAAGTGGGATGAAATTACCTCCATCATTGAGCTGGAAAAGTATACGAGGTATCCGGTGGATGATGGTGATAAAGATAATATTCTCGGCATGGTAAATATGAAGGAGCTGCTTTCGTATTATTTAAACCGGAACAGCGATCGGAGCCGGCCGCTCGAAGAATTCGTGAAGCCGGTCATTCGTGTGATTGAGACCATTCCGATTCATGACCTGCTTTTAAAAATGCAAAAAGAGCGTATTCATATGGCTGTGCTTATGGATGAATATGGCGGTACATCAGGGCTTGTAACAGTTGAAGACATTTTGGAAGAAATCGTTGGAGAAATCCGGGATGAATTTGATACCGATGAAAAACCGGACGTGCAAAAGCTTGGTGAAAAGCATTATTTATTAAATGCGCGCCTGCTGATTTCAGAAGTAAATGACCTGTTAGGCACAGAGCTTTCTGATGAGGAAGTAGATACGCTCGGCGGCTGGGCGCTCACTGAAAATATCGATGTTAAGCTTGGTGATTCGATTGAGCAGGATGGCTATGAATTCATTATCCGCGATGCGGAAGGCCACCATATTCATGCGATTGAAGTGAAAAAGTCCAGGCCGATAGAAGCCGAATCAGCATCAGCTGAATAA